In Campylobacter suis, the following proteins share a genomic window:
- a CDS encoding nitric-oxide reductase large subunit, translated as MREYKKYWLTLVAVLTIAFGILGYYGVEVYRSSPPIIDFKDQNGNTVISKEKILKGQEAWQSIGGMQLGSIWGHGAYQAPDWSADWLHKELVAFLQIISKQKYAKNYDELNEIQKATLKTELKAQYRTNSVTNDSVILSADRIAAIKIVSDEYSALFGDDAKFDDIRKAYAMKTNTLPGKENRDELNAFFFYTSWAASTNRPNSDATYTNNWPHEPLIDNVPTSENIFWSVTSIVLLLAGIGLLVWFSEFYGKKDDEHLAPPSSDPLSLLSLTPSQKALSKYLFVTVALFAFQFMMGGFVAHYTVEGQHFYGIDVSQYIPYSLARTWHIQSSIFWIATGFLAAGLFLAPIINGGKDPKFQKLGVDLLFYALLVLVIGSFAGEYLAIANIMPINLSFWLGHQGYEYIELGRVWQIILFVGLVIWMVLLLRGFVGGLRADGDKNLLAIFCASAIAVGLFYGAGLMYGQHDPIPVMEYWRWWVVHLWVEGFFEVFATASLAFVFVSLGLVSKKFATFSTLASASIFMIGGIPGTFHHLYFSGTTTPIMAVGATFSALEVVPLVLLGSEAFHQYRLQFATTWAKTLKWPLYCFIAVAFWNMLGAGVFGFLINPPIALFYIQGLNTTPVHAHAALFGVYGFLALGFVWLVATYLYKGQSFDDKLMKIGFWSLNWGLMLMILTSLLPIGIFQAFASLEHGMWYARSAEFLQGEHLQTLRWVRMIGDTIFIIGGLCFLLQIIKFITSKKA; from the coding sequence ATGCGTGAATACAAAAAGTATTGGTTAACACTGGTCGCAGTTCTTACCATCGCTTTTGGAATTTTAGGCTATTACGGCGTCGAGGTGTATCGTAGCTCACCTCCAATCATAGACTTTAAAGATCAAAACGGTAATACCGTCATCTCAAAAGAGAAAATTCTCAAAGGTCAAGAGGCTTGGCAAAGTATTGGCGGTATGCAGCTTGGTTCTATTTGGGGGCATGGAGCATATCAGGCGCCTGACTGGAGTGCTGACTGGCTACACAAGGAGCTTGTAGCATTTTTGCAAATCATCTCAAAGCAAAAATATGCCAAAAACTATGATGAGCTTAATGAAATCCAAAAAGCAACGCTAAAAACAGAACTAAAGGCTCAATACCGCACAAATAGCGTCACAAACGATAGTGTAATCCTTAGCGCTGATAGGATAGCTGCGATAAAGATAGTAAGCGATGAGTATAGTGCTTTATTTGGCGATGATGCGAAATTTGATGATATTCGCAAAGCCTACGCTATGAAAACAAATACACTCCCAGGTAAAGAAAACAGAGATGAGCTAAATGCCTTTTTCTTTTACACAAGCTGGGCGGCTAGCACAAACCGTCCAAATTCTGACGCAACATACACAAACAACTGGCCACATGAGCCTTTAATCGACAATGTTCCTACTAGTGAAAATATATTTTGGTCAGTAACAAGCATAGTTTTACTGCTAGCAGGCATAGGGCTTCTTGTGTGGTTTAGCGAATTTTACGGCAAAAAAGATGATGAGCATTTAGCCCCACCAAGCTCTGATCCACTATCACTTTTATCGCTTACTCCAAGCCAAAAAGCACTTAGCAAGTATCTGTTTGTTACAGTTGCTCTTTTTGCATTTCAGTTTATGATGGGTGGATTTGTCGCTCACTACACAGTCGAAGGGCAGCACTTTTATGGGATAGATGTTTCACAGTATATTCCTTACTCACTAGCTCGTACTTGGCATATTCAATCTAGTATATTTTGGATAGCTACTGGATTTTTGGCGGCTGGGTTATTTTTAGCGCCAATCATTAATGGTGGCAAAGATCCTAAATTTCAAAAACTAGGGGTTGATCTGTTATTTTACGCACTGCTAGTTCTTGTTATTGGTAGTTTTGCTGGCGAATATCTAGCCATAGCAAACATCATGCCTATAAATTTAAGCTTTTGGCTAGGGCACCAAGGATACGAGTATATTGAGCTTGGCAGAGTGTGGCAGATCATACTTTTTGTAGGGCTTGTGATATGGATGGTGTTGCTACTTCGTGGATTTGTCGGTGGTCTTAGAGCGGACGGAGATAAAAATTTGCTAGCAATATTTTGCGCATCTGCAATCGCAGTCGGTCTGTTTTATGGCGCTGGACTTATGTATGGTCAGCACGACCCGATCCCTGTTATGGAGTACTGGCGTTGGTGGGTTGTACATCTTTGGGTTGAGGGCTTTTTTGAGGTGTTTGCTACTGCTTCGCTTGCATTTGTTTTTGTTAGCCTTGGCCTTGTCTCAAAGAAATTTGCTACATTTAGCACGCTTGCGAGCGCATCTATCTTTATGATAGGCGGGATCCCTGGAACATTTCACCATCTATACTTTTCAGGCACAACTACGCCCATAATGGCTGTTGGCGCAACTTTTTCAGCCCTAGAAGTAGTTCCGCTTGTGCTTTTGGGCTCTGAAGCATTTCATCAGTATCGCCTGCAATTTGCCACAACTTGGGCAAAAACGCTTAAGTGGCCACTTTATTGCTTCATAGCAGTTGCATTTTGGAATATGCTAGGCGCTGGTGTTTTTGGTTTTCTCATTAACCCACCTATAGCATTATTTTACATACAAGGTCTTAACACTACGCCAGTTCATGCACATGCGGCACTCTTTGGGGTTTATGGCTTTTTAGCACTTGGCTTTGTTTGGCTAGTTGCAACATATCTTTATAAGGGTCAAAGTTTTGATGATAAACTTATGAAAATAGGCTTTTGGTCGCTAAATTGGGGACTTATGCTAATGATCTTAACATCACTGCTGCCGATAGGAATTTTTCAAGCATTTGCAAGTCTAGAACATGGTATGTGGTATGCCAGAAGTGCTGAGTTTTTACAAGGTGAACATCTACAGACATTGCGCTGGGTCAGAATGATTGGCGATACGATATTTATTATAGGTGGTCTTTGCTTCTTATTGCAAATTATAAAATTTATAACAAGCAAAAAAGCTTAA
- a CDS encoding DedA family protein, producing MEEFFIGLLKEYGYIILFIWCMMEGEMALIMGGILSHSGDMNLGLAIFIAGLGGFAGDQVYFYIGRYNKNYITTKLHSQRRKFAIAHMLLKKYGWPIIFVQRYMYGFRTVIPMSIGVTRYSSKKFAFINLISAWCWAAITIIPAWYLGDKILEVLKYAKEHWYIAVPVVLMFLGSILYGFKHIENKILNERKKKNR from the coding sequence GTGGAAGAGTTTTTCATAGGACTTCTAAAAGAATACGGCTACATCATACTTTTTATCTGGTGTATGATGGAGGGAGAGATGGCACTTATCATGGGCGGAATACTCTCTCACTCAGGAGATATGAATCTAGGGCTTGCGATATTTATCGCTGGGCTTGGCGGCTTTGCGGGAGATCAGGTGTATTTTTACATAGGCAGATACAACAAAAACTATATCACAACAAAACTTCACTCACAAAGACGAAAATTTGCTATTGCTCATATGTTGCTTAAAAAGTATGGCTGGCCGATAATCTTCGTGCAACGCTATATGTATGGCTTTCGCACTGTTATACCGATGAGCATAGGTGTAACGCGATATAGTTCTAAAAAATTTGCCTTTATAAACCTAATATCAGCTTGGTGTTGGGCAGCCATCACTATAATACCTGCTTGGTATTTGGGAGATAAAATTTTAGAGGTCTTAAAATATGCAAAAGAGCATTGGTATATCGCAGTGCCAGTGGTTTTGATGTTTTTAGGAAGTATTTTATATGGGTTTAAGCATATTGAAAACAAGATATTAAACGAAAGGAAAAAGAAAAATAGATGA
- a CDS encoding outer membrane protein assembly factor BamD, whose protein sequence is MLKITKFLLAFGVASIFFGCAEKYTELYNLSPDEWYEQIIADIKAVDLESADKHYISMASEHVASPLLEQILLILAQAHADEEEYILANHYLDEYIKKYGDNGEKTEFAQYLKIKANFDSFSQPNRNQKLMEDSIAEIEKFLYMYPFTKFRPLIETMLIKFKLATYYLDMQIYDLYVRTGRDVSAEIYKKKLDESALKDANLLEPNLPWYRSMFE, encoded by the coding sequence ATGTTAAAAATCACTAAATTTTTACTAGCATTTGGCGTTGCGTCTATCTTTTTTGGGTGCGCTGAAAAATATACTGAGCTTTATAATCTAAGTCCAGACGAGTGGTATGAGCAAATCATTGCTGATATAAAGGCAGTTGATCTAGAAAGCGCGGATAAACACTATATATCTATGGCAAGCGAGCATGTTGCAAGCCCACTTTTAGAGCAAATTTTACTCATTTTAGCACAAGCTCATGCTGATGAGGAGGAGTATATTTTAGCTAATCACTATCTTGATGAGTATATCAAAAAGTATGGCGATAATGGAGAAAAAACAGAATTCGCCCAGTACCTTAAGATAAAGGCAAATTTTGATAGCTTTAGCCAGCCAAATAGAAACCAAAAACTAATGGAAGATAGCATTGCCGAGATAGAGAAATTTCTTTATATGTACCCATTTACGAAATTTCGCCCACTTATTGAGACGATGCTTATAAAATTTAAGTTAGCCACATACTACCTTGATATGCAGATTTATGACCTTTATGTTCGCACAGGACGAGATGTTTCGGCTGAAATTTACAAAAAAAAGCTAGACGAGTCTGCTTTAAAGGATGCGAATTTGCTTGAGCCAAATTTGCCTTGGTATCGTAGTATGTTTGAATAG
- the rpiB gene encoding ribose 5-phosphate isomerase B, which yields MKIDTILIASDHAGFEMKEQIKEYLRAKFDFQIIDLGANDAKTSVDYPDFAHSLAKKIDDKTYGVLICGTGIGISIAANRHEGVRAALCHNVDTAILAREHNDANVIAFGARVIDLDLAKEMLKAFFTTQFAGGRHENRVKKIETKG from the coding sequence ATGAAAATTGATACGATTTTAATAGCCTCTGACCATGCTGGTTTTGAGATGAAAGAGCAAATCAAGGAGTATTTAAGGGCAAAATTTGACTTTCAAATAATTGACCTTGGTGCAAATGACGCAAAAACTAGTGTTGATTATCCAGATTTTGCACACTCGCTTGCTAAAAAAATAGATGATAAAACCTACGGCGTTTTGATATGTGGTACAGGCATTGGAATTTCCATAGCTGCAAATCGCCACGAAGGTGTGCGTGCTGCACTCTGTCATAATGTAGATACAGCGATACTTGCAAGAGAGCACAATGACGCAAATGTCATAGCATTTGGAGCAAGAGTTATTGATCTTGACCTAGCAAAAGAGATGTTAAAAGCATTTTTTACAACACAATTTGCTGGCGGCAGACACGAAAACAGAGTAAAAAAGATAGAAACAAAAGGATAG
- the lon gene encoding endopeptidase La, which produces MQINESRILPTELPIIVEDELFLYPFMITPLFLSDEENLRALDVALANESPVLIVPSKPQNDGARDFESIYDAGVIGTIMRRVPLPDGRVKILFQGMEKGRIVKQMSKMPLQAVVDILHVVRPSQVKTDALIVVLREKVRELSQFSHFFPPDLLKTIEESVEAVRVCDLVSSALRLKKQIAYSFFIEENLEQRLLKLIDYVIEEIEANKLQKEIKNKVHSKIDKTNKEYFLKEQLKQIQAELGANSDRDEEIEEYRKKLDGKKKFMGEDAYKEIKKQIDKLSRMHPDSADANTIQSYLDWVLEVPFENVSKKRSSIAEVSKHLNADHHSLEKPKERIEEYFALRELLELRGINEKVNNGAILCFAGPPGVGKTSLANSIAKALKRELVRIALGGLEDVNELRGHRRTYIGAMPGRIVQGLIEAKQMNPVVVLDEIDKVGRSYRGDPTAVLLEILDPEQNNKFRDYYLNFNIDLSKVIFIATANDVSAIPAPLRDRMEFIQLSSYTPQEKFEIAKKYLVPQELKKHGLKSSDVSIAKDALELIIAEYTRESGVRNLRRRIADILRKVAKNILIKNDGKVSVTAKNLKDFLEKKVYEIETADKKDKVGQVNGLAWTSVGGDVLRIEAIRIQGKGAMQITGQLGDVMKESAQIAFSVVKVLIDNKKIKVPMSIVPKFDDDKRKLEPSDVYRRYDLHVHVPEGATPKDGPSAGITMVTAIASILTDIKVRHDVAMTGEITLSGRVLPIGGLKEKLIAAHKAGIKIALIPRKNFERDLKDIPEDVKKDIKIVAVDVIEDVLKHALVK; this is translated from the coding sequence TTGCAGATAAATGAATCTAGAATTTTACCAACAGAACTTCCGATAATAGTCGAGGACGAGCTATTTTTATATCCGTTTATGATAACGCCACTATTTTTAAGTGATGAGGAAAATTTACGCGCGCTTGATGTTGCCTTGGCAAATGAGTCGCCTGTGCTTATCGTACCTAGTAAGCCACAAAATGATGGCGCAAGAGACTTTGAGAGCATTTATGATGCTGGGGTTATAGGCACTATAATGCGTCGTGTGCCGCTACCTGATGGGCGTGTTAAAATTTTATTTCAAGGCATGGAAAAGGGTCGTATCGTTAAGCAGATGTCTAAAATGCCTTTGCAAGCGGTCGTAGATATACTTCATGTTGTGCGCCCATCACAGGTAAAAACTGACGCACTAATCGTTGTTTTACGAGAAAAGGTAAGAGAGTTATCGCAGTTTAGCCACTTTTTCCCACCAGACTTGCTTAAGACTATCGAAGAGAGCGTGGAAGCTGTTAGGGTTTGCGACCTTGTTTCGTCTGCTTTAAGGCTTAAAAAGCAGATAGCTTATAGCTTTTTTATTGAGGAAAATTTGGAGCAGAGACTGCTAAAACTCATTGATTATGTTATCGAGGAGATAGAGGCAAATAAGCTTCAAAAAGAGATAAAAAATAAAGTTCATTCAAAGATAGATAAGACAAATAAAGAGTACTTTTTAAAAGAGCAACTTAAACAAATTCAAGCTGAGTTGGGGGCGAATTCTGATAGAGATGAAGAGATCGAGGAGTATCGCAAAAAGCTTGACGGTAAGAAAAAATTTATGGGCGAAGATGCCTATAAAGAGATAAAAAAACAAATAGACAAGCTTAGCCGTATGCACCCTGATAGCGCTGACGCAAACACGATTCAAAGTTATCTTGACTGGGTGCTTGAAGTGCCATTTGAAAATGTATCTAAAAAGCGCTCATCAATAGCTGAAGTAAGCAAACACCTAAATGCCGATCATCATAGTCTAGAAAAGCCAAAAGAGCGCATAGAGGAGTATTTTGCACTTCGTGAGTTGCTTGAGCTTCGTGGTATAAATGAAAAGGTAAATAACGGCGCTATTTTGTGCTTTGCGGGACCTCCAGGCGTTGGTAAAACCAGCCTTGCAAACTCTATCGCAAAGGCACTAAAACGCGAGCTTGTGCGTATAGCACTTGGCGGGCTTGAAGATGTAAATGAACTTCGCGGGCACCGCAGAACCTACATCGGAGCAATGCCTGGGCGAATAGTGCAAGGACTCATTGAAGCTAAGCAGATGAATCCAGTCGTGGTTTTAGATGAGATAGATAAGGTTGGCAGAAGCTACCGTGGCGATCCAACGGCTGTTTTGCTTGAAATTTTAGACCCTGAACAAAATAATAAATTTAGGGATTATTATTTAAATTTTAACATTGATCTTAGTAAAGTTATATTTATAGCAACTGCAAACGATGTAAGCGCGATACCAGCGCCACTTCGCGATAGAATGGAGTTTATACAACTTAGTTCATATACCCCGCAAGAAAAATTTGAGATAGCTAAAAAATATCTTGTGCCACAAGAGCTTAAAAAACATGGCTTAAAATCAAGTGATGTTAGTATTGCAAAAGATGCGCTTGAACTCATAATAGCCGAATACACTCGTGAAAGCGGAGTACGGAATTTGCGCCGTAGGATAGCTGATATTTTGCGTAAGGTTGCAAAAAATATCCTTATAAAAAATGATGGCAAAGTAAGCGTAACGGCTAAAAATTTAAAAGACTTCTTAGAAAAAAAGGTCTATGAGATCGAAACTGCAGATAAAAAAGATAAAGTAGGGCAGGTAAATGGTCTTGCTTGGACAAGTGTTGGCGGTGATGTTCTTCGTATTGAAGCTATTCGCATTCAGGGCAAGGGTGCTATGCAAATCACGGGACAGCTTGGTGATGTGATGAAGGAGAGTGCTCAGATAGCATTTAGTGTGGTTAAGGTGCTAATAGACAACAAAAAGATCAAAGTGCCGATGAGTATCGTTCCAAAATTTGATGATGATAAAAGAAAGCTTGAGCCTAGTGATGTTTACCGCAGGTATGACTTGCATGTGCATGTGCCAGAAGGTGCAACGCCAAAAGATGGTCCAAGCGCTGGTATAACTATGGTAACGGCGATAGCATCAATACTAACGGATATAAAAGTTCGACACGATGTAGCAATGACTGGCGAGATAACACTAAGTGGCAGGGTGTTGCCTATTGGTGGATTAAAAGAGAAACTTATCGCGGCTCATAAAGCAGGCATAAAAATAGCGCTAATCCCGCGCAAAAATTTTGAAAGGGATTTAAAAGATATACCAGAAGATGTAAAAAAGGATATTAAGATAGTTGCAGTAGATGTTATTGAAGATGTCTTAAAACACGCACTTGTCAAATAG
- the apt gene encoding adenine phosphoribosyltransferase, with protein MIVLDKKEQDYLLDTIRSVHDFPKPGIIFRDITTLLNNKEAFKFLIDHLQKRYESYGLDHIVGIESRGFIFGAALAARLNIGFVPIRKPKKLPYITISQKYTLEYGVDEVQMHIDAFCGKKEAKVLLIDDLIATGGTAKASVELIKQANANCVEACFIINLKELKGESEIAKLTKIYSVLEV; from the coding sequence ATGATAGTTTTAGACAAAAAAGAGCAAGATTATCTGCTTGATACGATACGCTCGGTTCATGACTTTCCAAAGCCAGGCATTATTTTTAGAGATATAACTACACTTTTAAACAACAAAGAAGCGTTTAAATTTCTTATCGATCACTTGCAAAAACGCTATGAAAGCTACGGGCTTGATCATATAGTGGGTATCGAAAGTCGCGGATTTATTTTTGGAGCAGCTCTTGCAGCTAGGCTAAACATCGGCTTTGTTCCTATACGCAAACCAAAAAAACTGCCATATATCACAATCTCACAAAAATACACCCTTGAATACGGCGTAGATGAAGTACAGATGCATATTGATGCGTTTTGTGGCAAAAAAGAAGCAAAGGTACTTTTAATAGATGACCTAATAGCAACTGGTGGCACAGCAAAAGCGTCTGTCGAGCTTATAAAACAGGCAAATGCAAACTGCGTTGAGGCGTGTTTTATAATAAATTTGAAAGAGCTAAAAGGCGAGAGCGAGATAGCAAAGCTGACTAAAATTTATAGCGTGTTGGAGGTCTAG
- a CDS encoding leucyl aminopeptidase codes for MKFSIVDKKIDDIKADLELIFVVDKNLKHKFIKDEKTFKFTNYKGDGVLLLSESKRVYVPLSKLGYDELRIASAKAYNAIKALNIKSIKLNSYVVKCQKLSFHAIVEGMLLGGYEFSKYKEKKETYSLKEVIFSSDEFNGEKIRPDDAKDGFLHGQIMANATNFTKDIVNEIPEIYTPLKMAQDAQNLAKELKNVTCKVHDEKFLAKEKMGAFLAVNRASIHPPRLIHLTYKPKSPKKRIVFVGKGLTYDSGGLSLKPADYMITMKADKSGAAAALGIIKGASELELPFEIHAILGATENMIGGNAYKPDDVLISRSGVSIEVRNTDAEGRLVLADCLSYAQDFKPDLLIDMATLTGACVVGLGEYTSAIMGNNEELKAQFKAKSAKSGELNTVLEFNPYLKELVKSQIADISNTASSRYGGAITAGIFLDKFIKDEYKDKWIHQDIAGPAYIEKAWGYNQAGASGAGVRMNLYYLQALAKEEK; via the coding sequence ATGAAATTTAGCATAGTTGATAAAAAGATAGACGATATAAAGGCTGATTTAGAGCTTATTTTTGTAGTTGATAAAAATTTAAAGCATAAATTTATCAAAGACGAAAAGACATTTAAATTTACAAACTATAAAGGTGACGGAGTTTTGCTTTTAAGCGAAAGCAAAAGAGTTTATGTCCCACTTAGCAAGCTTGGATATGACGAGCTTAGGATAGCTAGTGCAAAGGCATATAATGCTATAAAAGCACTAAATATAAAAAGCATAAAACTTAACTCATATGTAGTAAAATGCCAAAAACTAAGCTTTCATGCGATAGTTGAAGGGATGTTACTTGGAGGATATGAGTTTAGTAAATACAAAGAAAAAAAAGAAACTTATAGTTTAAAAGAGGTGATTTTTAGCTCAGATGAGTTTAATGGCGAAAAAATCCGTCCAGATGATGCCAAGGATGGATTTTTACACGGTCAAATCATGGCAAATGCAACAAATTTTACAAAAGATATAGTAAATGAAATTCCAGAAATTTACACTCCGCTAAAAATGGCACAAGACGCCCAAAATCTTGCAAAAGAGCTAAAAAATGTAACTTGCAAAGTGCATGATGAGAAATTTTTAGCAAAAGAAAAAATGGGTGCATTTTTGGCAGTAAATCGAGCCTCTATCCATCCACCAAGGCTGATACACCTAACATACAAACCAAAATCACCCAAAAAGCGTATCGTGTTTGTAGGTAAGGGGCTTACTTATGATAGTGGCGGGCTTAGCTTAAAGCCAGCTGATTATATGATTACGATGAAAGCCGATAAAAGTGGTGCAGCGGCCGCTCTTGGTATAATAAAAGGGGCTAGCGAGCTAGAGCTACCATTTGAAATTCATGCTATATTGGGTGCAACTGAAAATATGATAGGCGGCAACGCATACAAGCCAGATGATGTCTTGATCTCTCGCTCTGGCGTAAGCATAGAGGTAAGAAACACTGACGCAGAAGGACGCTTAGTGCTAGCGGACTGTCTTAGTTACGCACAAGATTTTAAACCGGACTTACTTATAGATATGGCAACTTTAACTGGTGCTTGCGTGGTCGGACTTGGCGAATACACAAGTGCAATAATGGGCAACAACGAAGAGCTAAAAGCACAATTTAAAGCAAAATCAGCAAAAAGTGGCGAGCTAAATACGGTTTTAGAGTTTAACCCATATCTAAAAGAGCTTGTAAAAAGCCAAATCGCAGACATTAGCAACACAGCTTCTAGTAGATACGGCGGAGCTATTACGGCTGGAATTTTCTTAGATAAATTTATCAAAGATGAGTATAAAGACAAATGGATACACCAAGATATCGCGGGCCCAGCCTATATAGAAAAGGCATGGGGGTATAACCAAGCTGGTGCAAGTGGAGCTGGTGTTAGGATGAATTTATACTATTTGCAAGCATTGGCGAAAGAAGAGAAATAG
- the ychF gene encoding redox-regulated ATPase YchF, translated as MSLGVGIVGLPNVGKSTTFNALTKAQNAESANYPFCTIEPNKAIVPVPDKRLNELAKIVNPNKIQYSTIEFVDIAGLVKGASKGEGLGNKFLSNIRETEMILHIVRCFNDENITHVEGGVDPVRDIEIIQTELILADIEQLSKKIERLTREAKANAKGAKESLEIANLLLAHLNDGKSASSFAERENDTFIALNKELRLLSAKEVIYGANVDEEGLSVDNEYVIKLKEYAGQSGHEVIKLCAKIEEELVGLSDEEAHEFLSSLGASESGLEKIIRTAFSKLNLISYFTAGVVEVRAWTITNGFKAPKAASVIHNDFERGFIRVEVIAYDDYIACGGETPAKEAGKMRLEGKDYIVKDGDVMHFRFNV; from the coding sequence ATGAGTCTAGGCGTAGGTATCGTAGGACTTCCAAATGTCGGCAAATCAACAACATTTAATGCCCTAACAAAGGCACAAAATGCCGAAAGTGCTAACTATCCATTTTGCACGATAGAGCCAAACAAGGCTATCGTTCCAGTCCCAGACAAGCGACTAAACGAGCTTGCAAAGATAGTAAATCCAAATAAAATTCAATACTCAACGATAGAATTTGTAGATATCGCAGGGCTTGTCAAGGGTGCTAGCAAAGGCGAAGGACTTGGCAATAAATTTCTATCAAATATCCGCGAAACAGAGATGATACTACATATCGTGCGCTGCTTTAACGATGAAAATATCACACATGTTGAGGGTGGAGTAGATCCGGTTAGGGATATAGAGATCATCCAGACCGAGCTTATTTTGGCCGATATAGAGCAACTAAGCAAAAAAATAGAAAGACTAACACGCGAAGCAAAAGCAAACGCAAAGGGGGCAAAAGAGAGTTTAGAGATAGCAAATTTACTTTTAGCTCATCTAAATGACGGCAAGTCGGCAAGTAGTTTTGCAGAGCGTGAAAATGATACTTTTATAGCTTTAAACAAAGAGCTTCGTTTGCTAAGCGCAAAAGAGGTTATTTATGGAGCAAATGTCGATGAAGAGGGGCTTTCAGTAGATAACGAATATGTAATAAAACTAAAAGAATACGCAGGCCAGTCAGGACATGAGGTCATAAAGCTATGTGCTAAAATAGAAGAGGAGCTTGTTGGTCTAAGCGATGAAGAGGCTCATGAGTTTTTAAGCTCTTTGGGGGCAAGTGAGAGTGGTCTTGAAAAGATCATCAGAACGGCATTTAGCAAGCTTAATCTCATAAGCTACTTTACCGCTGGTGTTGTGGAGGTGCGAGCATGGACCATAACAAATGGCTTTAAAGCACCAAAAGCAGCCTCTGTCATACACAACGACTTTGAGCGAGGCTTTATAAGGGTGGAGGTTATAGCCTATGATGACTATATAGCTTGCGGTGGAGAAACACCAGCAAAAGAGGCTGGTAAAATGCGACTTGAAGGCAAAGACTACATCGTAAAAGATGGCGATGTAATGCATTTTAGGTTTAATGTCTAA